A section of the Vidua macroura isolate BioBank_ID:100142 chromosome 23, ASM2450914v1, whole genome shotgun sequence genome encodes:
- the PEX10 gene encoding peroxisome biogenesis factor 10 yields the protein MAAAAGPARLVRCGQKDELYRAGLRSGAGTALRGLAGARPWLEWRREVELLSDVAYFVLTTLSGYQTLGEEYVNIIQVDPSKKKVPSFLRRALFISLHTVVPYCLEKALLHLEHELQMEAEESRTPENPPALGFPSRSLIRSWIRKQVGELTEQQKKTAAQVVYVLKQSIPLLHRLHLAVFYIQGTFYHLSKRITGISYLHFGGLQGEDQSIRSSYKFLGIISLFHLLLTIGVQMYSFKQKQRARQEWRLHRNLAHQKSRSKEAAAGRQSRCTLCLEERRHSTATPCGHLFCWECITAWCNTRAECPLCREKFHPQKLIYLRHYQM from the exons atggcggcggcggcgggcccGGCGCGGCTGGTGCGCTGCGGGCAGAAGGACGAGCTCTACCGGGCCGGGCTGCGCAGCGGAGCCGGCACGGCGCTGCGGGGGCTGGCGG GTGCCCGGCCGTGGCTGGAGTGGAGGAGGGAGGTGGAGCTGCTCTCCGATGTGGCCTATTTCGTGCTCACCACGCTGTCAG GTTATCAGACTCTGGGAGAAGAGTATGTGAACATCATTCAGGTTGACCCAAGTAAGAAAAAGGTGCCTTCTTTCCTTCGTCGGGCCCTCTTCATTTCCCTGCACACCGTGGTACCCTACTGCCTGGAAAAGGCACTGCTGCACCTGGAACATGAGCTGCAGATGGAGGCTGAGGAATCCAGGACCCCAGAGAACCCCCCAGCACTTGgctttcccagcaggagctTAATTCGCAGCTGGATTCGGAAGCAGGTTGGGGAGCTCAcggagcagcagaagaaaacagctgCCCAAGTCGTGTATGTCCTTAAACAATCCATCCCTCTGCTGCACCGGCTCCACCTGGCAGTGTTCTACATCCAGGGCACGTTCTATCACCTGTCCAAAAGGATCACAGGGATCTCATAC CTGCATTTTGGAGGACTCCAAGGAGAAGATCAGAGTATCCGATCGAGTTACAAGTTTCTTGGAATAATTTCACTCTTCCACCTTCTGCTGACCATTGGAGTTCAGATGTACAGCTTCAAACAGAAGCAGAGAGCAAGGCAGGAGTGGAGGCTGCACCGCAACCTCGCTCACCAGAA AAGCAGGAGCAAGGAGGCGGCGGCCGGGCGCCAGTCGCGCTGCACGCTGTGCCTGGAGGAGCGgcggcacagcacagccacccccTGCGGACACCTGTTCTGCTGGGAGTGCATCACTGCCTGGTGCAACACCAGG GCAGAATGTCCACTGTGCAGAGAGAAGTTTCATCCTCAGAAACTGATCTACCTACGGCACTACCAAATGTAA
- the RER1 gene encoding protein RER1: MSEGDSIGESVHGKPSVVYRFFSRLGQIYQSWLDKSTPYTAVRWIVTLGLSFIYMIRVYLLQGWYIVTYALGIYHLNLFIAFLSPKVDPSLMEDSDDGPSLPTRQNEEFRPFIRRLPEFKFWHSATKGILVAMACTFFEAFNVPVFWPILVMYFIMLFCITMKRQIKHMIKYRYIPFTHGKRKYKGKEDVGKTFAS, encoded by the exons ATGTCAGAAGGGGACAGCATTGGGGAGTCTGTGCATGGAAAACCTTCCGTGGTCTATAGATTTTTCTCAAGACTTGGACAG ATCTACCAGTCCTGGTTAGACAAATCCACCCCCTACACTGCAGTGCGATGGATTGTAACGCTGGGGCTGAGCTTTATCTACATGATTAGAGTTTATTTACTGCAG GGTTGGTACATTGTGACATATGCCTTGGGAATCTACCACCTCAACCTCTTCATAGCTTTCTTGTCGCCAAAGGTAGACCCCTCTCTAATGGAAGACTCAG aTGATGGTCCTTCCTTACCTACAAGGCAAAATGAAGAATTTCGGCCTTTCATTAGAAGGCTCCCAGAATTCAAATTCTG GCATTCTGCCACTAAAGGAATCCTGGTTGCTATGGCTTGTACATTCTTTGAGGCTTTCAACGTTCCTGTGTTTTGGCCAATCCTTGTGATGTACTTCATTATGCTATTTTGTATCACTATGAAGAGGCAAATCAAG caCATGATAAAGTACAGATATATACCCTTCACACATGGCAAGAGGAAATACAAAGGGAAAGAGGATGTGGGGAAGACCTTTGCTAGCTAG